In Pseudomonadaceae bacterium SI-3, the sequence TTACAGCGGGTCGCGGAGCCGCTCGAGGCCTTCAAATGGGCAGGCAGCGAGCAACTCAACAAGCGAGCGGCCATCGGCGAGCTTGAGTTCGGCGGGGGCAATCTCGGCCAGCGGGTAGAGCACAAAGGCCCGCGCATGCATGTGGTAATGCGGAACCGTCAGGCGGGGCTCGCTGATCAGCCGATTACCGAACAGCAGAATATCGAGATCCAGTGTGCGAGGGCCCCAGCGCTCGGCTTTGCGCTCACGCCCTTGAGCGAGCTCGATCGCTTGCAGCGCATCAAGCAGAGCAAGCGGTGACAGCGAAGTATCCAGCGCCGCCACGGCATTGTTGTATCGGGGCTGGTCAGCAGGGCCGAGCGGGTCGCTGAGATAAAGCGAGGAGACGACTGCCAATTGCGAGTTGGGAATGCGTGCCAAAGCGTCCAGGGCGCCGCGAAGCTGCTGGCGTGGCTCGGCCAGATTGCTGCCGAGGCCGATGTACACACGTTCCATATCAGTCCGCTGATGCGGGTGCGCTTTCGTTCGGGCCCCGCTTGCGACGGTTGCTTCGGCGACGTTTGCGCGGCGCACCGTTACCTTCGTCTTTGCTGCTGAGGCCACGAATCATGTTACGGCGCTCACTGTCGCTGGCTTCCTGGTAGTCGGTCCACCATTCGCCAAGACCATCGGTTCCCTCGCCGGCGCTCTCTCGCAACAGCAGAAAATCGTAGCCAGCGCGGAAGCGTGGATTCTCCAGTAGCTGGTCTGCACGACGTCCTTGTCGG encodes:
- the folK gene encoding 2-amino-4-hydroxy-6-hydroxymethyldihydropteridine diphosphokinase; the protein is MERVYIGLGSNLAEPRQQLRGALDALARIPNSQLAVVSSLYLSDPLGPADQPRYNNAVAALDTSLSPLALLDALQAIELAQGRERKAERWGPRTLDLDILLFGNRLISEPRLTVPHYHMHARAFVLYPLAEIAPAELKLADGRSLVELLAACPFEGLERLRDPL